A stretch of Salifodinibacter halophilus DNA encodes these proteins:
- a CDS encoding aldo/keto reductase has translation CRSSDTVIEAAAPLARTEVFADEVVQDLAETYEKSPAQIVLKWAVENDVVALPKSSSPEHVEQNRELFDWKLDDADHARLDERDRNHPV, from the coding sequence CTGCCGTTCGAGTGACACTGTGATCGAAGCCGCCGCGCCGCTCGCGCGCACCGAGGTTTTTGCGGACGAGGTCGTCCAGGACCTCGCCGAGACGTACGAGAAGTCGCCCGCGCAGATCGTGCTCAAGTGGGCCGTCGAGAACGACGTTGTCGCCCTCCCGAAATCCTCCTCGCCCGAGCACGTCGAGCAGAATCGCGAGCTGTTCGACTGGAAGCTCGACGACGCCGATCACGCCCGCCTCGACGAACGCGACCGGAACCACCCGGTCTA